TATCCTACGAACTGAAAGCGCTCGTTAGCCCTGCTATCGCTACTCTTCCCATTTTAGACACCATATCCTCCGCTTTGAACAGCTTCACTCGTCGAACATAGACTATCAAAATGCATTTCTTGAACATTGTTGTCTCGATGATGGCGTTCGCCATTACAGCACTGGGTACATGTTCCTTTGATTGTGCATCATCTACCTTGGACTAACATCAGCATTCACAGCCATTACAATCACCCAGCCTAAGAATGGTGACCAGGTGGACTTTAGCAAGCCCTACACCATCAAGTGGACGACCGTGGCGTAAGTGAACACGGGCCCATTTGACTGTCACACACAACTAATCCATTTCCCGGATCAGTTCTGACCCTACGAACTTCGACCTCATTCTGGTCAACATGAACAGCCAGCCCACCGTCAGCAAGAAGATCGCCAATGTCAAGACATCGGATAGCAAATACACCGTTGACAAGGTCATCGGTATTCCAGTTGCGTATGTATTTTTAAACAGCCCAGCCGCCTTATTATGGCATATATTGTACGATCCTAACGAACGCGCATAGTGAGGGCTACCAGCTCAACGCCGaatccaacaccacccacaaCACCGGCATCCTGAGCCAGTCGCAGCAGTTCAATGTGACCAAGGTTGGCAAGGCTGAAACAAGTAAGGAAAATTCTattttatcatcatcaccaccgtcaccatcacaaccatcatcttcttcaccgtcatcatcaccatcaccatgtaTCCGCCCACATAccagcaccatcatcacaaaAACCACTTCCCGCCCCTGCATCAATCACCAGACTACTTCACCATCTAGCACCGctccctccgcctccacaacACCGGGTGAGTACGTACAGGATGTGAAATAGACGGGTCTCTAACCGTGTTCTCTTTACCTTGCCTACAGCTTCAGCCACCACTAGCGCCACCCAGACAGCTGCTGCGTCTACCTCCTCGTCTGCCGGATCTGCCGCGTACACGGGCACGCTTCCTGGCTCCGCCGCCGTGATCGGTGCACTCGCAATGGGCGTAATTGCCGAGATTCTGTAAGTGAAAGAAACAGGCACTTCGAAGTCGCACAAGCCGGTCAGCGAAGCGATCGATAAACCTGAAATCGAACCGACCCGCACGACACGACAGCGACCCTCGTAACCTCGTTTCTCGAATGATCGACTCCAAAATTAGGACATGACACGCAGGCCAACCGAGCCAGCTTCATGTTTCGGCGATGAGTGTAGTACTATCTGCTACTCcaacttttctttttctattcttgcccttcccctcacacattccccccttcccctcacacattccccccttccccactttccttccccttccccttcccctcgttCCTTTCTTATTGTCTATCTTTGACGTCCTTCCACGAGTGATGTGATATTGGTACATTATTGGTTTCCCTTGATACATAGTTTTAAATGCGCAGATGGAAATGGATTTATGGCACTGTTACATCTTCTCTCGTTCTTCACAATCATTTAATACAATATTTTACCATGCCGTTTTATCTATTCTAACTTTCCTTTATTGCCGATGCTGGATATGATACATCACTAGCGCGGCACTCGCGATCATGCATGTCGGCGCTGGCAAACCTAATTCCTGGAACATCCTGCAAGGAGGTTCACTCTGGCAACGGACACTATCAATTAAACCAGCCTATCTACAGTTGTCTGAACACACCTCACTAGAGACAAGCCCCATGTACCTCAACCGCGCACGTATTCGATACTCACATGGATATACCTACAGTAGTATTCTGCTCCGTACTACCGAACCGAACAGGTCATTTACAAATGCACTCACTCTGTCCCGGGGTTCTCCGTTACATTCAAGCAGTAGGTACCTTAGTAGTCCATCCAAGCCACCCTGTCCCACTATGTACTAGAGAGTAAGTACTATTCCATACTTAGCAGCACATACAACAGTACATAACATGCACCCAGCCCAATTCAAAATGTAACCCAGGCCCCGCCCAAAGCACTATCGAATGAGTAAATAGTTTCCATACAATATCTTATCTTCTACAAAAAATATACTTGAGTACATGGCTGCCTAAATCTCATACTAAACCTCATAGTGTAATAAGCTCTAGTAAAGTACTTAGTGGTTGCATCTCACAGTCCAACGGGGATCATAGCTGCTAGctgaattttctttttttggttGCGTTTGTTGGCTACCAGTAAATTAACTAATAGGGAGTCTCTTTAGACGATGGGGCAATATGTGTCATGTGTATCTTTAATGACCATTATAGAGTCAGTGTGACTGTAACATCAACcaagtaactaactagttaactagttactCAGTACTGCTGCTTAGTAACTTGACTGGGGCAAGTCGGTTCATTCCGATATTTGCGAAAcactacatacatagtacttACAGTATTACGAAtgtgtaagtaagtagtatgtGGCTGGTAACTAGCTAGGTCAATTGGATAGATCTTATGCATGACAGCGAGTACTACGGTGTACTGCTACTGTTTCGTCAATGACACATGTCCAGGTAGGTAATCACGAGAGATCCTAATACTACCggatatatttagaaatatggGTATATTTCCTAATTCGATAATTGTTTACATACATATTTACAGAGCAGCTACGGGATTGTGAACTACTCgtgatagatggatagatggccGATCCGGGGGTCATAGTAATGTTCACAGTGATCCCATCACCGAGTCAGCACGACCGGACCCGGTGGCGCTGGCACTGATCGCAGGCGAATAACTGTAGTTGTCGTTGATTCCTTCTCGAGGACGATCCCAGGTGCGAATGTGGCCTGGTTTATATGAAGAAAAAGTCGTTAGCAATATTCTGAGGGTTAAATCTAGGAAGAGATTTCGGGCTGCGAAATACCTTCGAGTGAAGATGTCATGATGGAGTCTTCTTGGAAGCCTAGCCAGCAGATAGGGTCTTCACCAACGACTTTGGACTGCGCGAGTAAGTTAGCCTTTTTGAAAATTGCGGAATATACTCAAGGGGGTGATAGCTACCATGATCGGTGGTAAGAGGGCGGTTCGTGCTCTGGGTTCCACCGGATGACGAACGGTCGGATCATAACTATTATAGGTATCTGCGGTCTCCTGAGAATCTGATCGCGTTCGGTTTCCTCCGCTATCGGCTCGGTGACGGTTGAGGTGTTGCGTGTTCGAGACAATCATGCTGGTGCGTTGGCGGGCGTTGGCTTGATGCTGTTTCATGGGTTAGAACATTAGGAATCCGTGTCTATCGTTGGTAAACGTACTACTCTCGGTCGGTGCAGCATGCCCACGCTGAAATCCCATAGTAGCAACCGACAATCGTCACCAACGCTACCAAACCTGTAAGTACGGTCGTCGCAGCGCCATGGGTCAAAAGCTACCGCAGAGACCCATGAGTTGTGGCCCTGGCAACGTGCGACTATCTTGCGCTCTGGTAACGACCAGATCGTTACAAGATCGTCTTGGCCTCCGGttactatatattttccgTCCGGCGACCAGCAGACGCATATTAACCCTCCGTAGTAACTGCGGAAAATATCCAGAACCCTAGCAAGACGTTAGCCCACGCTCTCCTATACCGACAAGGTGGCAAGATTGTGGTCGCAGCATACTCTTCCTTCAAGTAATCCATAACTCGTAACGATCCATCCTCTAAGACAACAGCCAAGTGTCTGCGGTCCGGCGAGAAGGCGAATTGCGTGATTTTCTGGTTGGCGAGTTTCCACAGCGCAACCGGATTGGTCTTTTGATTTCTCGAGTTGACCGACTTCAGGATTTGCAGTGGTTGCCGCCCCGACGACGACTTCATCGTTTCAGCCGACGGACTGCCCAGTTCTGGTGTGAAAAGAgcgtcttctttctccttgtcGTATACCACCAGCTGTCCGTTCGCATGAGCAGCCATGAACAAATTCTCTGAACCGGGAATCCATTTGATATGCGTCACAGGAGAATTGTTGACGACTCCGTTCTTGTTGATACGTGCGTACTTCTGAGACATCGGCTCGTACCAAATAATGTCTCCAGCCGAGGAACCCATGACAACATCTATGTGTGATGCGCTCTTGGTTAGCTCATTGATATCATGGCTTATCATGTGCGCTTTGGTGAACAGTATCTTGGTGACGggctcttccttctgcttgGCACTAAGATCCAGCCACTGGAAGGCACGATTGATGTTTGCAAAGGCAAAAAGACCATCCGGGTTCCGA
The window above is part of the Aspergillus luchuensis IFO 4308 DNA, chromosome 8, nearly complete sequence genome. Proteins encoded here:
- a CDS encoding WD40 repeat domain-containing protein (COG:K;~EggNog:ENOG410PIS0;~InterPro:IPR015943,IPR001680,IPR036322,IPR017986;~PFAM:PF00400;~go_function: GO:0005515 - protein binding [Evidence IEA]) is translated as MAVPVVETNNIISHPEGGCSLQAGEGTYLLRDDLHLATPPPHPSEAPVMNPNPLATVPAPPTSGVKLSLVSIGSRLKTPTPSVDGTGAASLFGDGNPALAAPPVKEGLKRRKPKNNIIKSSSSFVSRVITHETATKRLNDRNPDGLFAFANINRAFQWLDLSAKQKEEPVTKILFTKAHMISHDINELTKSASHIDVVMGSSAGDIIWYEPMSQKYARINKNGVVNNSPVTHIKWIPGSENLFMAAHANGQLVVYDKEKEDALFTPELGSPSAETMKSSSGRQPLQILKSVNSRNQKTNPVALWKLANQKITQFAFSPDRRHLAVVLEDGSLRVMDYLKEEVLDIFRSYYGGLICVCWSPDGKYIVTGGQDDLVTIWSLPERKIVARCQGHNSWVSAVAFDPWRCDDRTYRFGSVGDDCRLLLWDFSVGMLHRPRVHQANARQRTSMIVSNTQHLNRHRADSGGNRTRSDSQETADTYNSYDPTVRHPVEPRARTALLPPIMSKVVGEDPICWLGFQEDSIMTSSLEGHIRTWDRPREGINDNYSYSPAISASATGSGRADSVMGSL
- a CDS encoding GPI anchored serine-threonine rich family protein (COG:S;~EggNog:ENOG410PT9V;~InterPro:IPR018466;~PFAM:PF10342;~SECRETED:SignalP(1-19)); its protein translation is MHFLNIVVSMMAFAITALAITITQPKNGDQVDFSKPYTIKWTTVASDPTNFDLILVNMNSQPTVSKKIANVKTSDSKYTVDKVIGIPVAEGYQLNAESNTTHNTGILSQSQQFNVTKVGKAETTSATTSATQTAAASTSSSAGSAAYTGTLPGSAAVIGALAMGVIAEIL